A genomic window from Anthonomus grandis grandis chromosome 2, icAntGran1.3, whole genome shotgun sequence includes:
- the LOC126750448 gene encoding lysocardiolipin acyltransferase 1-like, whose translation MSLGKHIDGLVYYWSWNSSIFGGYLMFVPLVFLQILTPKFHRKAVDLVVNYWQYYVTTLLFRKKCAIRVTGDPIDSNEISLVISNHRTRVDWNFLWPVMYHAVTGENRWWCSTKFVLKNSIRNIPGAGWVMQMAMYIFINRNWDHDKAKLDDYIEYVKDNYYKHILILFPEGTDYCPQTKASSDKFANANGLPKYEHVLHPRSTGFVYLVDQMRENQCLDAVYDITLIYPDECPQNEEELFLQGKFPKEVLAHIVKYPIKTLPVSKDDLKTFLEKRWKEKESTIANFKKTGHFLQGKLLKHDEYLTLPWAYFTHLFWILVTGSLLTLIYLSNVYCYLVIGHIVSLYLMPMITGLNMYKFRKKIFGLLPRVKEGNKCNRD comes from the exons ATGTCACTGGGAAAACATATTGACGGACTGGTTTATTACTGGTCATGGAATTCTTCAATTTTCGGAG GTTATTTAATGTTTGTGCCTCTGGTTTTCCTCCAGATCCTTACTCCTAAGTTTCATAGAAAAGCTGTGGATTTAGTTGTTAATTATTGGCAGTATTATGTTACG ACTCTTCTGTTTCGTAAAAAATGTGCTATCCGAGTCACAGGCGATCCAATCGACTCCAATGAAATTTCCTTGGTAATATCCAATCATAGAACAAGAGTAGACTGGAACTTCTTATGGCCGGTGATGTACCATGCAGTAACTGGAGAAAATCGATGGTGGTGCAGTACTAAGTTTGTCCTAAAGAATTCTATCAGGAACATTCCGGGGGCTG GTTGGGTAATGCAGATGGccatgtacatttttattaacagAAACTGGGATCATGATAAGGCCAAACTGGATGACTATATTGAATACGTCAaggataattattataaacatattttgattttatttccaGAGGGGACGGATTATTGCCCACAGACTAAGGCTAGCAGTGATAAGTTTGCTAACGCAAATGGTTTGCCT aAATACGAACACGTACTTCATCCAAGATCAACTGGATTTGTTTACTTGGTAGACCAGATGAGGGAAAATCAATGCCTGGATGCAGTTTATGACATAACCTTGATCTATCCAGATGAGTGTCCACAAAATGAAGAAGAGTTATTTTTGCAGGGAAAGTTCCCTAAAGAAGTCCTGGCTCATATTGTCAA ATATCCAATAAAAACACTACCTGTATCCAAAGACGACCTAAAAACCTTCCTGGAAAAACGCTGGAAAGAAAAAGAGTCTACCATAGCTAACTTCAAGAAAACGGGCCATTTCCTCCAGGGCAAGTTGCTAAAGCATGACGAATATCTCACCCTCCCATGGGCGTATTTTACACATCTATTCTGGATCCTTGTTACAGGATCGCTGCTAACTTTAATCTACCTTAGTAACGTTTATTGTTACCTGGTTATAGGTCATATAGTTTCGCTGTATCTTATGCC